The DNA segment GCGAGGTCGACCCCGCCGTGCTCGGCGAAAACGTCCTCACCGTCGAATCCGATGACGGCCGGGCCAGCGGGTTCGAGTTCACCGCGTCGGGCGACGTGGAACCCGGCGCGACCGGCGACGGCGCCACCGTCACCGACGGCACCGTCAACGGTTCGACGACCGACCTCGCCGCCTTCCACTTCACCGGCTCGGTCGACGACGTCGCCGTCACCGACCCCGAGACCGTCACCGTCACCGTCAACGGCACCGTCGTCGACGACCTCTCCACAATCGGAGGCGAGGAGCTTCCCCACACGCTCAGCCTCGTCGGCACCGGTAGCGCCACGAGCTACCGCTTCACCGTGTCGGGGGAGATCGAGGCAGAGAGCAGCCCGAACGACGACATCGCCGACAACATCTCCAGCTCGAGCGCCGAGGGGGCGATCGAGACCGGGACGCACGTGTACGACTTCTCCGGCGAACTGACCGACCTCACGGTCACGGGAGACGTCGAGGTGTACCTCGACGGCGAGCCGATCGACGGCGATTCCTCGGACCGTCACCTCATCGTCTTCGACGGGTCGAACGACGACGAGGTCAGCTCGTACAAGTTCGCCGTGTCGGGTTCGGTCGAGTCGAGCCCGGAACACACGGTCGCGGCGGACGGCGAGTGGGACGCGCTCGAATCGAAGATCGAGACCGACTCTGCCGTGGGGCTCGTTCACAAGGGGAAGGACGCGTACTGGTTCTCCGGCTACATCGAGGAGCTCGAACTCCGCGGGTCGGCCGTCGCGACGTTCGAGACCGTCGAGTAAGCGTCGCATCCGCCGGAGGCGGTCGCTCTTCGCCACACCGCGGTGGAATCGGTCGCCCGCGCCCGACGAACTAATTCCCGCCGGCGATCTCGGCGGGGCGTTTAGACGCCGTTTATTTTTCTCAACCCGAGGAGATGTGAGCGCGTAACTATGTTCGAAGAGAAGCAATCGCGAAATGAACGTCGCTTCCAGTGACGCTGCGTTCGAACACTCATGTATCGTGATTCCGACGACGTCGATCGGTCGCAGAACGGGGTTCCGGAGGGGTACGAGTTCGCGCTCTGTCTGACTCACGACGTCGACAGACCGTACAAGACGTATCAGGGGTTGTTTTACGCGCTCACCGAGGAGCCGCTGTACCACCTCTCCTCGCTGCGACCGGGGGTCAATCCGTACTGGCAGTTCGAGGAGATCGCCGAAATCGAATCGGATCTCGGCGTGCGCTCGGCCTTCTACGTGCTGAACGAGCCGAACCTGTTCAAGAACCGGGAGCCGGGGGAGTGGCTCCGTCCGGAGAGCCTCCTCGAACACGCCGGGAGATACGATCCGACCGACGACGCCATCGCGTCCGTCCTCCGACGGCTCGACGAGAACGGATGGGAGGTCGGGCTCCACGGCTCGTTTCACTCCGCGACCGACCGAGAACGGCTCGCCGAGGAGAAGCGAGTGCTGGAGTCGGTCCTCGGACACGAGGTGCGCGGCGGACGGCAACACCACCTCAAACTCGGCGACGAAACGTGGGAGTACCACCGCGATCTCGGCCTGGAGTACGACGCGAGTCTCGGGTCGAGCTCGTCCGTCGGCTTCGTTCACGGGTACGACCCCGTCCGACCGTTCGACGACGAGTTCGTCGTCTTCCCGCTCACCGCCATGGAGGTCGCGCTGCCGGATCCCGGCGAGGACTTCGAGTCCGCCTGGGCCGCCTGCGAGGACCTGATCGACGAGGCCGTCGCCAACGACGCGGTGATGACCGTGCTGTGGCATCCACGGTACTTCAACGAGCGTGAGTTCCCGGGGTACCGACGGCTCTACCGGCGGCTCGTCGAACACGCGCTAGAGCGAGGGGGGTGGGTCGGTCCGCCGGGCGATCTGCTGGACCGGGAGACGCGGGAATCGCTCCCGAAGCCGGCATAGATTTCGGACGGACGGGCGCTACACGTCGAGGCCGTACGTGGTGCAGAGAGAATCCGCCGATACGACTGGGTTTTCCTCGGTGTTAGCCGCACGCTGAACGGGGTGTTCGACCGTCGTCGCGTCCGCCTCGTGCGATCGTCTTGCGGACCGAACGCCGCGTCAGCGGTATCCGGCGTATAACGATATGGAGACCGTTCGCTGTATAATTCACCTGATACACAGATGTGCGCCGAGACGAACAACCGAGGAGTCGGAACGCGCCGTACGCCCGTATGAGTGTCACGGTCGAACCGGTCCGTACGGAGTCGATCGACGGCCTTGACGGGACGTGGAACGACCATGTCCGGCGCTCTCCGATGGGGACGCTCTTTCACCGTTGGGAAGTGCTCGACATCGTCGCGGAACACACCGACGCGAAGCTGCACCGACTGGTGGGTTCGAAGGGCGACGAAGTCATCGGCCTCTTTCCGCTGTTCGAGATGCGGAAGGGCCCATTCAGCGTCCTCTTTTCTCCACCACCGGGGATGGCGATTCCGAACCTCGGACCGATACTCGCCAACTACGAGAAGATGAAACAACACTCGTTCGAGCACATGCACAGCGGATTCGTCGAGGAGGTGATGGAGTGGGCCGAGTCGGTCATCGATCCCAAGTTCGTTCGGTTCGAGACCGTTCCCGAGTACGAGGACGCCCGTCCGTACGCCTGGCGGGAGTTCGACGTTCGGCCGCGGTACACCTACCACCTCCCTATCGGCGATACTCGAACGGAGATACTCCAGCGGTTCAAGCGGAGCCGGAGAAAGGACATCCTCCGGCACGTCGACGCGGACTACGAGGTATTCGAGTCCGATCAAGAGGGTATCGAGTTCGTCCTCAAGAAGATCGCAGAGCGATACGAGGCCCAGGGGAAGACGTTCGACGTCGACGTCGACTACGTGCTGACGATGTACGAACGGCTTCCCGACGGCGTCGTCAGATCTTACGTCGCCGCTGTCGACGGCGAGTGGAAGACGGGCGTCGTAACGCTCGAGCACGACGGCGTCGTCCAGTGGTGGTTCGGTGCCGGGAAGCCGGACAGCGACCTACCCCTGACCGACCTCGTTCACCTCTGGATACTCCACGACGCGTCCGAACGGGGCGTCAAAACCTGCGATCTCGTCGGCGCGAACACGGAGCGGATCACGGACTTCAAATCGAAGTACAACCCCGATCTCGTGTCTTACTACGCTGTCGAGCGAGGGACACGACTCATGAACGTAGTCGCGGACATATACAAAAAGTTTCAATAAATGACAAAATTGCTCTCACTCGGACTCGACGGCGCCGCGTGGCACAAACTCGACCGGATGATGGCCGACGGGAAGCTCCCGAACCTCGAACGGATGGTCGAGGACGGGACGAGGGCGCCGCTCGAAACCGTGCTTCCCCCGGTGACCTGTCCGGCGTGGCGCTGCTCCACGTCCGGAAAGAACCCCGGACAGGTCGGGGTGTTCTGGTGGCTCAACCTGGACCGACCGACCGGTCGGATCACCTCGCCGACCGCCGACTCGTTCGACACGGCCGACGTCTGGGACTACCTCTCCGAGGAGGGGAGGCGCTGCGCGGTGTTGAACGTCCCGATGACGTACCCTCCGTCGGAGCTCGACGGCGTCATGGTGTCGGGGTTCGGCGCGCCGTTCGAGATCGACCTCGACGCGGATTCGATAACGCACCCGCCGGAGCTGCAGGACCGGTTAGAGGAGGAGTACGACTGGCAGGTCGGCATCGACGACGTGAACGACCCCGGCGGCGTCGAGGAGGCGCTCGACCTGATCCGATCGCGGTTCGAGCTGCTGCTCGACACCCTCGAAGACGGGGAGTTCGACTACGTCCACCTCACCGTGTTCTACATCAACGTCCTCCAACACCACTTCGGCGACGGGCCGGAGACGGAGCGCGGGTGGGAACTCATCGACGAGTACCTCGGGAAGCTCCCGGACGACCTGACGAAGGTCGTCTACTCCGATCACGGCCACTCGCACATAGAGCGGACGTTCGTCATCAACAAGTACCTCATCGACAACGGGTACCTCTCGATCGAGAGCCAGGCCGGCGACGAGGTGACCGGCGGCATCTACACCGCGCTCAAGCGGGTCGGGATCTCGCCGCGGACGGCGGGCGCGCTCGCCCGGCGAGTGCTTCCCGAGGGGCTCTACGAGCGGCTCGTCCAGTCTGGATACCCGATACCCACCTTCGAGCTTGCGAACCGAGTGAACTGGGAGGAGTCCGACGCCGTGGCGCTGAGTCAGGGACCGATATACGTCAACCGCGACCGGCTCGGCGACGATTACGAGCGGTTCAGAGACGATCTGAAGGCGGAGCTGGAGTCGGTGTCTATCGAGGGGGAATCCCCCTTCGACTCGGTCGCGTACGCGGAGGACGTGTACAGCGGAGATCACCTGGACGAGGCGCCCGACCTGCTGCTCGTCGCGGCCGACGAGTGGGAGGTGTACGGCGGCGTCACTCCCTCCGTGATCGAGCGGCAGGCCACCTCGTGGACGTCCGGCAACCACCCGATCGGGGTGCTCCTCGTCCACGGCGCCGACGTGACCGCCGGAGAACTTCAGACGCGGTCGATACTCGATATCGCGCCGACGGTGCTCCGATACCTCGACGCGCCGGTCCCGACCGACATGAACGGCGAATCGTTCGGCGAACCCTTCCGCGACGGGCTCCCGGAACGCCGGACGAGGGAGCCGATCGCGGGGGGAGCGGGGCGGGACGCCGTGCAGGACGAGGAGCTCGAAAGCCGCCTCGAAGACCTCGGTTACCTCGAATGAGCCGCAACGTTCCCGCCCTCCCGAAAGCCGGCGGCGACCGGTCGAAGACCGACGCCGACCCGTGGGCGAGACATCATCTCGTCGCGGCGCTCGATTACGCCCGCGAGCGGGAGTACCGCGGCTGGGACCTCTACGACGGCGAGAGCAGCCGCGTTCTCAGGGCCATGCCGATGAACAACAAGTGGGTGAACCTCGTCTTCCAACAGACCGTCCGCCGGTCACCGGTGAACATTCGCCCGCTCCTCCTCGTCGAACAGCGCCGGAACTTCATGGGGATCGCGCTGTTCGCCGTCGCGAACCTTCGGGCGTACGAGCTGACCGGTCAAGAGCGGTTCCGCGAGGACGCCCGCGAGCTCGTCGACTGGCTCATCGAGAACCAGAGCGAGGGGTATCACGGCTTCTGCGGCGGGCACAAACACCCGCTACAGAGGCTCTCGAAGCGGAAGTACCCGAACGATCCGGGGATCGTCGGAACGACGTACGCGGTGAAGGCGCTGCTGGCCGCCGGGGAGTACATCGACCCGTCGTACCGCGACGTGGCGCTCACCGCCGCCGACTTCGTCTTCGAGGACCTCGAATACTCGAGCCACCCCGCCGGCGCGCGGATCAAGTACAACCCCGTCGACAACGGCGATCACTACACGCTGAACGCGAACGCGCTCGGGGCGCGGCTGCTGATGAATCTCTACGACGTGGCCGGCGAGCCGCGGTTCCGAGAGGGCGCCCGGAACATACTCGACTACGTGGCGGCCCAGCAGACGGAGGAGGGCGGCTGGATGTACCGCGATCCGCCGGAGAGCTCTCACCTCTCGCTCGACAACTTCCACAACGGGTTCGTCATCGAGTCGCTCCTCAGGTTCCAAGAGATCAGCGGGACCACCCGGTACGCGGAGACGCTCTCCGACGCCGTGCGGTTCTACCGCGGGCTGTTCACAGACGACGGCGCGCCGTGGTTCGACGAGTCGAACGAGTACCCGCGCGACGTCCACTCGTCGGCGCAGGGCGCCGTCGTGTTCACCATGCTCGGCGACAGGGAGTTCGCCCGGCGACTGATCGAGTGGGCCGTGAGGAACCTCTCGAACCAGAAGGGGGCGTTCTACCACGAACAGCACAGGCACTACACGAAACGAACCACGTTCATGCGGTGGTGCCAGGCGTGGATGGCGCACGGCATCTCGCGCTACCTCACGTCCGCGCTGGAGTGACTCGTCGGAGCCGGAAAAAAAGACCGGCGACGCCGGCGGACCGCCTAAGGGCGCGTCCGGAGACGCCCGACGACCTCGTCGACGACCCGCTCCGCCGCTCGCCCGTCGCCGTACAGCGAGGGCTTCTCCGAGAGGTCGTCGGTCCGACGGAGCGCCGCCCGGATCGCCTCCGCGTCCGCCCCGACGAGCTCGTTCCAACCGGCCTCGA comes from the Halorubrum depositum genome and includes:
- a CDS encoding polysaccharide deacetylase family protein, which encodes MYRDSDDVDRSQNGVPEGYEFALCLTHDVDRPYKTYQGLFYALTEEPLYHLSSLRPGVNPYWQFEEIAEIESDLGVRSAFYVLNEPNLFKNREPGEWLRPESLLEHAGRYDPTDDAIASVLRRLDENGWEVGLHGSFHSATDRERLAEEKRVLESVLGHEVRGGRQHHLKLGDETWEYHRDLGLEYDASLGSSSSVGFVHGYDPVRPFDDEFVVFPLTAMEVALPDPGEDFESAWAACEDLIDEAVANDAVMTVLWHPRYFNEREFPGYRRLYRRLVEHALERGGWVGPPGDLLDRETRESLPKPA
- a CDS encoding GNAT family N-acetyltransferase; the protein is MSVTVEPVRTESIDGLDGTWNDHVRRSPMGTLFHRWEVLDIVAEHTDAKLHRLVGSKGDEVIGLFPLFEMRKGPFSVLFSPPPGMAIPNLGPILANYEKMKQHSFEHMHSGFVEEVMEWAESVIDPKFVRFETVPEYEDARPYAWREFDVRPRYTYHLPIGDTRTEILQRFKRSRRKDILRHVDADYEVFESDQEGIEFVLKKIAERYEAQGKTFDVDVDYVLTMYERLPDGVVRSYVAAVDGEWKTGVVTLEHDGVVQWWFGAGKPDSDLPLTDLVHLWILHDASERGVKTCDLVGANTERITDFKSKYNPDLVSYYAVERGTRLMNVVADIYKKFQ
- a CDS encoding alkaline phosphatase family protein; this encodes MTKLLSLGLDGAAWHKLDRMMADGKLPNLERMVEDGTRAPLETVLPPVTCPAWRCSTSGKNPGQVGVFWWLNLDRPTGRITSPTADSFDTADVWDYLSEEGRRCAVLNVPMTYPPSELDGVMVSGFGAPFEIDLDADSITHPPELQDRLEEEYDWQVGIDDVNDPGGVEEALDLIRSRFELLLDTLEDGEFDYVHLTVFYINVLQHHFGDGPETERGWELIDEYLGKLPDDLTKVVYSDHGHSHIERTFVINKYLIDNGYLSIESQAGDEVTGGIYTALKRVGISPRTAGALARRVLPEGLYERLVQSGYPIPTFELANRVNWEESDAVALSQGPIYVNRDRLGDDYERFRDDLKAELESVSIEGESPFDSVAYAEDVYSGDHLDEAPDLLLVAADEWEVYGGVTPSVIERQATSWTSGNHPIGVLLVHGADVTAGELQTRSILDIAPTVLRYLDAPVPTDMNGESFGEPFRDGLPERRTREPIAGGAGRDAVQDEELESRLEDLGYLE
- a CDS encoding glycoside hydrolase family protein; this encodes MSRNVPALPKAGGDRSKTDADPWARHHLVAALDYAREREYRGWDLYDGESSRVLRAMPMNNKWVNLVFQQTVRRSPVNIRPLLLVEQRRNFMGIALFAVANLRAYELTGQERFREDARELVDWLIENQSEGYHGFCGGHKHPLQRLSKRKYPNDPGIVGTTYAVKALLAAGEYIDPSYRDVALTAADFVFEDLEYSSHPAGARIKYNPVDNGDHYTLNANALGARLLMNLYDVAGEPRFREGARNILDYVAAQQTEEGGWMYRDPPESSHLSLDNFHNGFVIESLLRFQEISGTTRYAETLSDAVRFYRGLFTDDGAPWFDESNEYPRDVHSSAQGAVVFTMLGDREFARRLIEWAVRNLSNQKGAFYHEQHRHYTKRTTFMRWCQAWMAHGISRYLTSALE